The following are encoded together in the Girardinichthys multiradiatus isolate DD_20200921_A chromosome X, DD_fGirMul_XY1, whole genome shotgun sequence genome:
- the LOC124862309 gene encoding linker for activation of T-cells family member 1-like isoform X4: MEISGLTLLLSATVFIATILLAIICLDCRNKSPLASISQTPASDEYVTSSGFSVIHPCHPRPEPNAIHSPSNLMPHPNSADRGSERRLRPYTPTETGTDFPDSDAEDNGYIKVLPETEPSRASTPSSDNHYVNVEEAKPDSDSDSDPDYLNVDKIHQPCSTPDLSSQSEDDDNYVNQPPMIPSA; the protein is encoded by the exons ATGGAGATCTCCGGGCTCACCCTGCTTCTGTCGGCCACCGTCTTCATCGCCACAATCCTGCTGGCCATCATCTGCCTGGACTGCAGGAACAAAAGTCCTCTGG CCTCCATCAGTCAAACGCCTGCTTCAGACGAATACGTGAC AAGTTCTGGATTCAGCGTCATCCATCCAT GCCATCCACGCCCAGAGCCGAACGCCATCCACTCCCCCTCCAACCTGATGCCTCA CCCAAATTCTGCTGATCGTGGTTCTGAACGGAGACTCCGACCCTATACGCCAACAGAGACGG GAACTGATTTCCCGGACAGTGACGCTGAAGACAATGGATACAT AAAGGTACTTCCTGAAACCGAGCCGAGCCGAGCCTCAACTCCCAGTTCAG ATAATCACTACGTGAATGTTG AAGAAGCAAAACCAGACTCAGACTCAGACTCAGACCCCG ACTACCTGAATGTGGACAAGATACACCAACCAT GTTCAACACCTGACCTGTCATCTCAGAGCGAGGACGACGACAACTATGTGAATCAGCCACCT ATGATCCCCAGCGCCTGA
- the LOC124862309 gene encoding linker for activation of T-cells family member 1-like isoform X2: MEISGLTLLLSATVFIATILLAIICLDCRNKSPLASISQTPASDEYVTSGFSVIHPCHPRPEPNAIHSPSNLMPHPNSADRGSERRLRPYTPTETESNPSYENQVPGTDFPDSDAEDNGYIKVLPETEPSRASTPSSDNHYVNVEEAKPDSDSDSDPDYLNVDKIHQPCSTPDLSSQSEDDDNYVNQPPMIPSA, translated from the exons ATGGAGATCTCCGGGCTCACCCTGCTTCTGTCGGCCACCGTCTTCATCGCCACAATCCTGCTGGCCATCATCTGCCTGGACTGCAGGAACAAAAGTCCTCTGG CCTCCATCAGTCAAACGCCTGCTTCAGACGAATACGTGAC TTCTGGATTCAGCGTCATCCATCCAT GCCATCCACGCCCAGAGCCGAACGCCATCCACTCCCCCTCCAACCTGATGCCTCA CCCAAATTCTGCTGATCGTGGTTCTGAACGGAGACTCCGACCCTATACGCCAACAGAGACGG AAAGTAATCCGAGTTACGAGAATCAGGTTCCGG GAACTGATTTCCCGGACAGTGACGCTGAAGACAATGGATACAT AAAGGTACTTCCTGAAACCGAGCCGAGCCGAGCCTCAACTCCCAGTTCAG ATAATCACTACGTGAATGTTG AAGAAGCAAAACCAGACTCAGACTCAGACTCAGACCCCG ACTACCTGAATGTGGACAAGATACACCAACCAT GTTCAACACCTGACCTGTCATCTCAGAGCGAGGACGACGACAACTATGTGAATCAGCCACCT ATGATCCCCAGCGCCTGA
- the LOC124862309 gene encoding linker for activation of T-cells family member 1-like isoform X3, with translation MEISGLTLLLSATVFIATILLAIICLDCRNKSPLASISQTPASDEYVTSSGFSVIHPCHPRPEPNAIHSPSNLMPHPNSADRGSERRLRPYTPTETESNPSYENQVPGTDFPDSDAEDNGYIKVLPETEPSRASTPSSDNHYVNVEAKPDSDSDSDPDYLNVDKIHQPCSTPDLSSQSEDDDNYVNQPPMIPSA, from the exons ATGGAGATCTCCGGGCTCACCCTGCTTCTGTCGGCCACCGTCTTCATCGCCACAATCCTGCTGGCCATCATCTGCCTGGACTGCAGGAACAAAAGTCCTCTGG CCTCCATCAGTCAAACGCCTGCTTCAGACGAATACGTGAC AAGTTCTGGATTCAGCGTCATCCATCCAT GCCATCCACGCCCAGAGCCGAACGCCATCCACTCCCCCTCCAACCTGATGCCTCA CCCAAATTCTGCTGATCGTGGTTCTGAACGGAGACTCCGACCCTATACGCCAACAGAGACGG AAAGTAATCCGAGTTACGAGAATCAGGTTCCGG GAACTGATTTCCCGGACAGTGACGCTGAAGACAATGGATACAT AAAGGTACTTCCTGAAACCGAGCCGAGCCGAGCCTCAACTCCCAGTTCAG ATAATCACTACGTGAATGTTG AAGCAAAACCAGACTCAGACTCAGACTCAGACCCCG ACTACCTGAATGTGGACAAGATACACCAACCAT GTTCAACACCTGACCTGTCATCTCAGAGCGAGGACGACGACAACTATGTGAATCAGCCACCT ATGATCCCCAGCGCCTGA
- the LOC124862309 gene encoding uncharacterized protein LOC124862309 isoform X5 — protein MEISGLTLLLSATVFIATILLAIICLDCRNKSPLASISQTPASDEYVTSSGFSVIHPCHPRPEPNAIHSPSNLMPHPNSADRGSERRLRPYTPTETGTDFPDSDAEDNGYIKVLPETEPSRASTPSSDNHYVNVEAKPDSDSDSDPDYLNVDKIHQPCSTPDLSSQSEDDDNYVNQPPMIPSA, from the exons ATGGAGATCTCCGGGCTCACCCTGCTTCTGTCGGCCACCGTCTTCATCGCCACAATCCTGCTGGCCATCATCTGCCTGGACTGCAGGAACAAAAGTCCTCTGG CCTCCATCAGTCAAACGCCTGCTTCAGACGAATACGTGAC AAGTTCTGGATTCAGCGTCATCCATCCAT GCCATCCACGCCCAGAGCCGAACGCCATCCACTCCCCCTCCAACCTGATGCCTCA CCCAAATTCTGCTGATCGTGGTTCTGAACGGAGACTCCGACCCTATACGCCAACAGAGACGG GAACTGATTTCCCGGACAGTGACGCTGAAGACAATGGATACAT AAAGGTACTTCCTGAAACCGAGCCGAGCCGAGCCTCAACTCCCAGTTCAG ATAATCACTACGTGAATGTTG AAGCAAAACCAGACTCAGACTCAGACTCAGACCCCG ACTACCTGAATGTGGACAAGATACACCAACCAT GTTCAACACCTGACCTGTCATCTCAGAGCGAGGACGACGACAACTATGTGAATCAGCCACCT ATGATCCCCAGCGCCTGA
- the LOC124862309 gene encoding linker for activation of T-cells family member 1-like isoform X1, with the protein MEISGLTLLLSATVFIATILLAIICLDCRNKSPLASISQTPASDEYVTSSGFSVIHPCHPRPEPNAIHSPSNLMPHPNSADRGSERRLRPYTPTETESNPSYENQVPGTDFPDSDAEDNGYIKVLPETEPSRASTPSSDNHYVNVEEAKPDSDSDSDPDYLNVDKIHQPCSTPDLSSQSEDDDNYVNQPPMIPSA; encoded by the exons ATGGAGATCTCCGGGCTCACCCTGCTTCTGTCGGCCACCGTCTTCATCGCCACAATCCTGCTGGCCATCATCTGCCTGGACTGCAGGAACAAAAGTCCTCTGG CCTCCATCAGTCAAACGCCTGCTTCAGACGAATACGTGAC AAGTTCTGGATTCAGCGTCATCCATCCAT GCCATCCACGCCCAGAGCCGAACGCCATCCACTCCCCCTCCAACCTGATGCCTCA CCCAAATTCTGCTGATCGTGGTTCTGAACGGAGACTCCGACCCTATACGCCAACAGAGACGG AAAGTAATCCGAGTTACGAGAATCAGGTTCCGG GAACTGATTTCCCGGACAGTGACGCTGAAGACAATGGATACAT AAAGGTACTTCCTGAAACCGAGCCGAGCCGAGCCTCAACTCCCAGTTCAG ATAATCACTACGTGAATGTTG AAGAAGCAAAACCAGACTCAGACTCAGACTCAGACCCCG ACTACCTGAATGTGGACAAGATACACCAACCAT GTTCAACACCTGACCTGTCATCTCAGAGCGAGGACGACGACAACTATGTGAATCAGCCACCT ATGATCCCCAGCGCCTGA